One region of Streptomyces leeuwenhoekii genomic DNA includes:
- a CDS encoding hemerythrin domain-containing protein: MGHGGNVIAELTTDHREVEELFGKIEALPSGHKDRKLYADQATMELVRHSVAEEAYLYPAVRRHVANGDALADKELEDHARAEQIMKDLEGCAADDAEFDRLVGMLMSEIREHIADEEDNLFPRLSQACPADALDELGDKVRQAKKTAPTRPHPSAPDQPPMNKLMAPGAGLVDRVRDALSGRGKPD, encoded by the coding sequence ATGGGACACGGCGGAAACGTGATCGCCGAGCTGACCACCGATCACCGTGAGGTCGAGGAGCTCTTCGGCAAGATCGAGGCGCTGCCGTCCGGTCACAAGGACCGCAAGCTGTACGCCGATCAGGCCACGATGGAGCTGGTACGGCACTCGGTGGCCGAGGAAGCCTATCTCTACCCGGCCGTCCGCCGGCACGTGGCCAACGGTGACGCCCTCGCGGACAAGGAGCTGGAGGACCACGCCAGGGCCGAGCAGATCATGAAGGACCTGGAGGGCTGTGCGGCGGACGACGCCGAGTTCGACCGGCTGGTCGGCATGCTGATGAGCGAGATCCGGGAGCACATCGCCGACGAGGAGGACAACCTCTTCCCCCGCCTGAGCCAGGCGTGTCCCGCGGACGCGCTGGACGAGCTGGGCGACAAGGTCCGCCAGGCGAAGAAGACGGCCCCGACCCGTCCACACCCGTCCGCCCCCGACCAGCCTCCGATGAACAAGCTGATGGCGCCGGGCGCCGGGCTGGTCGACCGGGTGCGGGACGCGCTGTCGGGACGCGGCAAGCCCGACTGA